Proteins from a single region of Artemia franciscana chromosome 20, ASM3288406v1, whole genome shotgun sequence:
- the LOC136040243 gene encoding uncharacterized protein LOC136040243: protein MSKLKVTMMINEDINYCLINAVREGNLEKTRELLSFNNPFGSTNLVILACEHNKVNILEYLLSSNGKILSSFSLGAREAAIVPSDKDETCHNAFYYAIRSCNVKLLDTLIEKWPGNYFAVHLSELDEILSRAYEELRLQNVLLSEEIETFVENKLIDLRFLSSFSEQDKSVESSLNNTRERIELVLQNIILLTAEYYQREEIDEKFLFVAKFIAQNIQILKRQLKCTYERLPWEEIEFCLIGFVASHIKRHEINLFLNVTLNKNKMLNHLENFAEKLKEEKDHLASVDIETLVKLPNINRERVVAGILSNCPQFGELYSDYKQIRDTHSLKKISDYIKLTLSADLNQKEGKLIIARALQFTGEHLKNTLESPKLSETTCELLLLSLPRDTRKIVIDLRNCLSHAYSLSKRIEIEDNPNVNFFVGVQNDLKRINDVITDIFQSKKIQLIRTLLVKIKESESLEDIKEVARIFTRVEFDETDELFTECFKSIEHDKLEKLIQKFRNTISNKTDHEKRLFDQIDSIRNLVENKSKNISTDPSMAIIRLKSLFSILNTIKIDHNVIRGMKFSANKILENIPFQLESQNLKGISELFREIYLSVRSRTPEDNISELKYLIYQIFSTVEFGQSDLTWLEKLRDRLNDKGVFVKKCKQRKGYNVTVEKYNSLLEHKLSELEGILRSNALFPSLTEKLPSYRKNKKLQVVVEMLVLDILSMLTKSVKHMENSLFFLDENTPLLTGKCLRNHLAHHNDIVDILSSDPSVAVISNAKNLIRENVRKTNITFGKSVKHNPPKLKNKYDQSLTIISNQQAMFAALKIGNLKDLKSCLRKGADINGRSTNSLTALHFAAQGPSLEAIKFISGQNIDVHIKDVDGQSALHVAAVHGKKNIVELLIRKIGLSVDNPDNYGKTALHVSAKNGHKDVVEVLLKNNASTNIKDYSGNPPLHYAVGNDYIDVAKILLEKEASVDINEIQGGFTSLHWSAQRGHFELVNFFLQNRADVNARTDRDATPLHLAALNGHIDVVKALIQMGADVNAANIEGCTPLHYATENGHEHIVDILIEYRTNIDAVDKGYNKAPLHYAAEDGHDKIVSALLRNNANANIATVDGLTPLHLAVLSCQVKIVATLLEYGATLCAKDKHNSTPLHYAAMSGCKAIAEILISKGAEINHKTETKETPLHIAALNGHKDIIELLLRNKAQVRAQDINGNTALHVAAVSSTRDVIDLLLQKKAEVSDKSNNEMTPLHVAASNGNLDGIVSLIENKAEVNAKAEFGLTPLYAAVLGGHKDAVNLLIKNKAEVNMNTITDRSEYTPLTIAVERGHKEIVEILVANGANVNVKCNKITPLISAIKNNNKEIVKVLIENRAEVNTEGCMALSLAALSGFKDTVEMLLKNKACINIRCTENNPTAPLHSAAIGGHTEIINLLITCGATVDAITTDGSTPLHFTAHRP from the coding sequence ATGTCAAAGCTGAAAGTAACTATGATGATCAATGAAGATATAAATTACTGTTTAATTAATGCGGTTCGGGAAGGAAACCTGGAAAAAACAAGGGAGCTACTCAGTTTTAACAACCCTTTTGGGAGTACCAATTTAGTTATTTTGGCTTGTGAACATAATAAGgtgaatattttagaatatcTACTTAGCAGTAATGGTAAAATTCTCAGTAGCTTCTCTCTTGGCGCAAGAGAAGCTGCAATAGTACCAAGTGATAAGGATGAAACGTGCCATAATGCCTTCTATTATGCTATACGATCTTGTAATGTGAAACTTCTTGACACACTCATTGAAAAATGGCCTGGAAATTACTTTGCTGTTCATTTGAGTGAATTAGATGAAATTCTTTCACGAGCTTACGAGGAATTAAgacttcaaaatgttttgttgtCAGAAGAGATAGAaacttttgttgaaaataagTTAATAGACCTCCGTTTTTTATCTAGTTTTTCTGAACAAGATAAGAGTGTCGAGAGTAGTCTAAATAACACAAGAGAGCGGATTGAATTagtacttcaaaatattatcTTGTTAACAGCTGAATACTATCAAAGAGAAGAAATAgatgaaaagtttttatttgtagcAAAGTTTATTGCTCAgaatattcaaatattaaagCGACAGTTGAAATGTACCTACGAAAGACTGCCTTGGgaagaaatagaattttgtttaatCGGTTTTGTTGCATCTCACATAAAACGACATGAAATCAATTTATTCCTCAATGtcactttaaataaaaacaaaatgcttAACCACCTAGAAAATTTTGCTGAGAAgcttaaagaggaaaaagatcATCTGGCATCTGTGGACATAGAAACACTTGTTAAACTCCCAAACATAAATCGTGAGCGAGTTGTCGCAGGGATCCTTAGCAACTGTCCTCAATTCGGAGAACTGTATAGCGATTATAAACAAATTAGAGATACTCATTCCTTAAAGAAAATAAGTGATTACATAAAATTAACATTATCTGCTGATCTTAACCAAAAGGAAGGGAAATTGATTATTGCAAGGGCCTTACAATTTACGGGTGAACATTTAAAAAACACTCTAGAATCTCCAAAATTATCTGAGACTACATGTGAACTTCTTCTTCTGTCATTACCAAGGGACACAAGAAAAATCGTCATTGATTTACGTAATTGCTTATCACATGCATACTCACTCTCAAAGAGAATAGAGATTGAGGATAATCCTAATGTCAACTTTTTTGTTGGGGTTCAAAATGATCTTAAAAGAATCAATGATGTAATTACTGACatttttcaaagcaaaaaaatacaattgatCAGAACGTTGCtagttaaaattaaagaaagtgaAAGCCTGGAAGACATAAAAGAAGTTGCAAGAATTTTTACTAGAgttgaatttgatgaaacagaTGAACTATTTACAGAGTGTTTTAAGTCGATAGAACAtgacaagctcgaaaaactcATTCAAAAATTTAGGAACACTATAAGTAACAAGACGGATCATGAAAAACGGCTATTTGATCAAATTGATAGCATTCGAAATTTGGtggaaaataaatcaaagaatATCAGCACTGACCCATCTATGGCAATTATACGTTTAAAGAGCCTATTTTCCATTTTGAACACAATTAAGATTGACCATAATGTTATTAGAGGAATGAAGTTTTCCGCAAATAAAATACTAGAGAATATTCCTTTCCAATTAGAGTCTCAAAATCTGAAAGGCATTTCCGAACTATTCAGGGAAATTTATCTTAGTGTTCGGTCAAGAACACCAGAAGATAACATAAGTgaactaaaatatttgatttatcaGATTTTTTCTACAGTCGAATTTGGACAAAGTGACCTTACATGGCTTGAAAAACTAAGAGATAGGTTGAATGATAAAGGtgtatttgttaaaaaatgtaaacaaaggAAGGGTTATAATGTAACAGTCGAAAAATATAATAGCTTGCTTGAACATAAGTTGTCTGAACTAGAAGGTATTTTAAGAAGTAACGCATTATTTCCTAGCTTAACAGAAAAGCTTCCTTCCTacagaaagaataaaaagttgCAAGTAGTTGTAGAAATGCTTGTTCTCGATATACTGTCTATGTTAACTAAATCAGTGAAACATATGGaaaacagtttattttttttagatgaaaacaCTCCTTTGTTAACTGGAAAATGTTTGAGAAATCACTTGGCCCATCATAATGATATAGTTGATATTTTGTCATCTGATCCCTCAGTAGCAGTTATTTCAAACGCTAAAAATCTTATTAgagaaaatgtaagaaaaactAACATAACATTTGGCAAGTCGGTAAAGCACAATCCTcccaaactgaaaaataaatatgatcaGAGCCTTACTATAATATCTAATCAGCAAGCTATGTTTGCTGCATTGAAAATAGGAAATCTTAAAGACTTAAAAAGCTGTCTCAGAAAAGGAGCAGATATCAATGGTAGAAGTACTAATTCATTGACAGCACTACATTTTGCTGCTCAAGGACCCAGTCTTGAGGCTATAAAGTTTATCTCTGGTCAAAATATAGATGTCCACATCAAAGATGTGGATGGACAAAGTGCTCTTCATGTTGCTGCTGTACatggaaagaaaaatattgttgaacTTCTCATAAGAAAAATAGGTTTATCAGTTGACAATCCAGATAACTATGGCAAAACTGCACTACATGTTTCAGCTAAAAATGGTCACAAAGATGTTGTTGAAGTTCTACtgaaaaataatgctagtacTAATATCAAAGATTATAGTGGTAATCCACCTTTACACTATGCAGTAGGAAACGATTATATTGATGTTGCTAAGATTTTGCTAGAAAAAGAAGCGAGTGTTGACATTAACGAGATTCAGGGTGGCTTCACGTCATTGCACTGGTCTGCACAAAGAGGTCATTTTGAGCTAGTGaattttttccttcaaaataGGGCAGACGTTAATGCCAGAACCGACAGAGATGCAACACCGTTACATTTAGCAGCATTAAACGGTCACATTGATGTAGTAAAGGCCTTAATACAAATGGGAGCAGATGTAAATGCTGCAAATATTGAAGGTTGTACACCATTACATTATGCCACAGAAAATGGTCACGAACATATAGTTGATATTTTAATAGAGTATAGAACTAACATTGATGCTGTTGATAAAGGCTATAATAAGGCTCCTTTACACTATGCAGCAGAAGATGGACATGACAAAATTGTATCAGCCTTACTAAGAAATAATGCAAATGCTAATATTGCCACTGTGGATGGTCTAACACCACTACATTTGGCAGTACTGAGTTGTCAAGTAAAAATAGTTGCAACTCTCCTTGAGTATGGGGCCACACTTTGTGCTAAAGATAAACATAATTCTACGCCATTACACTACGCAGCAATGAGTGGGTGCAAGGCAATTGCTGAGATTTTAATAAGCAAAGGAGCAGAAATTAATCATAAAACCGAAACAAAAGAAACCCCACTACATATAGCTGCTCTGAATGGTCACAAAGATATTATTGAACTCTTATTAAGAAATAAAGCTCAAGTTAGAGCTCAGGACATTAATGGTAATACAGCACTTCATGTAGCTGCTGTGAGCAGCACCAGAGATGTCATTGAccttcttttacaaaaaaaagctgaaGTCAGTGATAAATCTAATAATGAAATGACACCGTTACATGTAGCTGCTAGCAATGGCAATTTAGATGGCATTGTTTCCTTGATTGAAAACAAGGCTGAAGTAAACGCTAAAGCAGAATTTGGTCTTACACCATTATATGCAGCTGTCCTAGGGGGCCACAAAGATGCAGTTAaccttttaataaaaaataaagctgaaGTTAATATGAATACTATTACAGATAGAAGTGAATACACACCTTTAACTATTGCTGTAGAAAGAGGTCACAaggaaatagttgaaattctgGTTGCAAATGGGGCCAATGTTAACGTTAAATGCAACAAGATAACACCATTGATCTCTGCtattaagaataataataaggaGATTGTCaaagttttaatagaaaatAGAGCTGAAGTTAATACAGAGGGTTGTATGGCCCTTTCATTGGCAGCCCTGTCTGGTTTTAAGGATACTGTAGAgatgttgttaaaaaataaGGCCTGTATTAACATTAGGTGTACTGAAAATAATCCCACTGCTCCATTACACTCTGCTGCTATAGGAGGTCACACAGAGATAATAAATCTTCTAATAACTTGTGGAGCTACTGTTGATGCTATTACTACTGATGGGTCAACACCATTACATTTTACAGCACATCGGCCATGA
- the LOC136040312 gene encoding ankyrin-1-like has translation MHIAAGFDHKDVIEVLLKNGAIYNLVDKLNRKPIEMSTNQDTIDLLTSTEMLFKSVKQNKSSEVEKCIKSGSIVDARNIDGGTPLHYAAWKGYEGIVKLLLHNKANPSVVGRKKSTPLHYAAKFSHIKIVKVLLSYGAVYNDVSDSEKTPSDLCVDNDITRLFYLISESFRKVKEYDVEVIRDLNKIKDIDTIKAIMSARNRENQTLITAAIQSNFPEVQQLKEIFQEEVSAQINTASKLFCKGSYQKALRILKSVLERRKEILGPDNPGILDIQTEIAKVLYKQGMYEEASNILEGVLQKQIEILGSDSKDTLSTRSAVALVLHRQGKNEKSLDIFEKVYKKQKEALGLNHSDTLNTMFHMALVLNVWENMRKR, from the coding sequence ATGCACATAGCTGCTGGCTTTGATCATAAAGACGTTATTGAAGTCTTATTAAAAAATGGTGCAATTTATAATCTGGTTGATAAGCTTAATAGAAAACCTATCGAAATGAGTACCAACCAAGACACAATCGATTTACTAACATCAACTGAAATGTTATTTAAATCTGTTAAACAGAATAAGTCTTCAGAAGTTGAAAAATGTATCAAATCAGGATCCATTGTTGATGCAAGAAATATTGACGGTGGGACACCATTACATTATGCTGCATGGAAAGGCTATGAAGGAATTGTCAAGCTTCTTTTGCATAATAAAGCCAATCCCAGCGTGGTTGGTAGAAAGAAATCTACACCTTTACATTATGCAGCAAAATTTTCTcatataaaaattgtaaaagtttTGTTGTCCTATGGTGCAGTATATAATGATGTTTCTGACAGTGAAaaaacaccatcagatttatgTGTAGATAATGATATAACTAGACTTTTCTACTTAATAAGTGAGTCATTTAGAAAAGTTAAAGAGTATGATGTTGAAGTTATTCGTGacctaaacaaaataaaggatattGATACAATAAAAGCAATTATGAGTGCTCGTAACAGAGAGAACCAAACATTAATAACTGCTGCAATACAAAGTAACTTTCCTGAAGTCCAACAGTTAAAGGAAATATTCCAAGAAGAAGTATCTGCTCAGATTAATACAGCCTCAAAGCTCTTTTGTAAAGGAAGCTACCAAAAGGCCTTAAGGATTTTGAAAAGTGTAttggaaagaagaaaagaaattctagGACCAGACAATCCTGGTATATTAGATATTCAGACAGAAATAGCCAAAGTGCTATATAAACAAGGAATGTATGAAGAAGCATCAAATATACTTGAAGGTGTTCTTCAGAAGCAAATTGAAATTCTGGGTTCAGATAGTAAGGATACTTTAAGTACAAGAAGCGCCGTCGCTTTAGTGCTGCATAGACaggggaaaaatgaaaaatctttggatatttttgaaaaagtctataagaaacaaaaagaggCACTAGGGTTAAATCACTCAGATACCTTAAATACTATGTTTCATATGGCTTTAGTATTGAATGTCTGGGAAAATATGAGGAAGCGCTAA
- the LOC136040313 gene encoding 26S proteasome non-ATPase regulatory subunit 10-like — translation MVLTKQVDQSLKVYSECFDQIKAVFGPSHPNTLDILRKLTVIKFKLKLDGQEASEILRYLQKDINIAASKGDRQTVQRLLKDGVDPNDKDIDGRTTLHFAVDYGDLDIVNTLIRNGANVNQTTNKGNTPLHTATSKCNKEIVDVLLENIGRDKLNDFINAKTTVSGTTSLHIAAKNGSLEIVKSLLNHGATYNIENKDGKLPIDLSKDQKVISLLKLIEELFRDIKNGNVESISRLEEIKPNEVLAITNACNNQGNKLLVVAIANGQKIVASKLLEMLKRFQK, via the exons ATGGTATTAACTAAACAAG TTGATCAGAGCCTTAAAGTCTACAGTGAATGTTTTGATCAAATCAAAGCTGTTTTTGGACCAAGTCATCCGAATACTTTAGATATTTTAAGGAAGTTAAcagtaattaaatttaaattgaaacttgACGGTCAGGAAGCATCAGAGATTCTTCGTTATTTGCAGAAAGATATCAACATTGCTGCTAGTAAAGGTGATAGACAAACTGTTCAGCGTCTTTTAAAAGATGGGGTTGATCCCAATGACAAAGATATTGATGGAAGAACAACGTTGCATTTTGCTGTTGACTATGGAGACTTAGATATTGTCAATACCTTGATAAGAAATGGAGCTAATGTTAATCAAACAACTAATAAAGGTAATACACCCTTGCACACTGCTACTTCCAAATGTAACAAAGAAATTGTTGATGTTTTGTTAGAGAATATTGGTCGCGACAAATTAAATGACTTCATTAATGCTAAAACTACTGTTAGTGGTACTACATCTCTTCATATTGCCGCTAAAAACGGCTCCTTGGAAATTGTAAAATCTTTATTAAATCATGGTGCAACTTATAACATTGAGAACAAAGATGGGAAACTACCTATTGACCTTTCTAAGGACCAGAAAGTTATTAGTTTGCTGAAATTAATCGAAGAACTGTTTAGAGATATAAAAAATGGTAATGTTGAATCGATCAGCCGACTTGAAGAAATAAAACCTAATGAGGTCTTAGCTATAACAAATGCTTGTAATAATCAAGGCAATAAATTATTGGTAGTTGCTATAGCTAATGGACAAAAAATTGTTGCAAGTAAATTGCTAGAAATGctaaaaagatttcaaaaataa
- the LOC136040315 gene encoding CARD- and ANK-domain containing inflammasome adapter protein-like: MGADVNAAVIEGCTPLHYATENGHEHIVDILIEYRTNIDAVDKGYNKAPLHYAAEDGHDKIVSALLRNNANANIATVDGLTPLHLAVLSCQVKIVATLLEYGATLCAKDKHNATPLHYAAMNG, encoded by the coding sequence ATGGGAGCAGATGTAAATGCTGCAGTTATTGAAGGCTGTACACCATTACATTATGCCACAGAAAATGGTCACGAACATATAGTTGATATTTTAATAGAGTATAGAACTAACATTGATGCTGTTGATAAAGGCTATAATAAGGCTCCTTTACACTATGCAGCAGAAGATGGACATGACAAAATTGTATCAGCCTTACTTAGAAATAATGCAAATGCTAATATTGCCACTGTGGATGGTCTAACACCACTACATTTGGCAGTACTGAGTTGTCAAGTAAAAATAGTTGCAACTCTCCTTGAGTATGGGGCCACACTTTGTGCTAAAGATAAACATAATGCTACGCCATTACACTACGCAGCAATGAATGGGTGA
- the LOC136040246 gene encoding ankyrin-3-like, whose protein sequence is MTPLHVAASNGNLDDIVSLIENKAEVNAKAEFGLTPLDAAVLGGHKDAVNLLIKNKAEVNMNAIADRTECTPLNIAVKRGHKEIVEILVANGANVNVKCNKITPLISAIKNNNKEIVKVLIENRAEVNTEGCMALSLAALSGFKDIVEMLLKNKACINIRCTENNPTAPLHSAAIGGHTEIINLLITCGATVDAITTDGSTPLHFTAQYGHEEATEVLISNNANVNVQNIEGGTPLHEAAGNGYTNVVEILLSNGTKINIKDNKRRTPLELAVALGHLEVVKLLLQHGKIYINAKGTDDFTVLHIASQENRLEIVRYLVGEGSSINALNKSGSKPIHIAAREGHKDIVHFFRSKGININDTGLANQTLLHYAAIKGHLEVIKYLISKGANINAKDNNGASPMHIAAGFDHKDVIEVLLKNGAIYNLVDKLNRKPIEMSTNQDTIDLLTSTEMLFKSVKQNKSSEVEKCIKSGSIVDARNIDGGTPLHYAAWKGYEGIVKLLLHNKANPSVVGRKKSTPLHYAAKFSHKKIVKVLLSYGAVYNDVSDSEKTPSDLCVDNDITRLFYLISESFRKVKEYDVEVIRDLNKIKDIDTIKAIMSARNRENQTLITAAIQSNFPEVQQLKEIFQEEVSAQINTASKLFCKGSYQKALRILKSVLERRKEILGPDNPGILDIQTEIAKVLYKQGMYEEASNILEGVLQKQIEILGSDSKDTLSTRSAVALVLHRQGKNKKSLDIYEKVYKKQKEALGLNHSDTLNTMFSMALVLNSLGKYEEALNINIAVFEKWKDTLGANYPITVSAKNNIAMVLSKQGKLEESLKIYKEVFEKRKIFLGVNHPDTLRTLNSIAGVLFKQNKQHQALDTYQEVLRIQKEVMQPNHPETLGTQYNIGNILFAQFKLIRALKVYSECFDQIKAVFGPSHPNTLDILRKLEVIKFKLKLDGQEASEILRYLQKDINIAASKGDRQTVQRLLKDGVDPNDKDIDG, encoded by the coding sequence ATGACACCGTTACATGTAGCTGCTAGCAATGGCAATTTAGATGACATTGTTTCCTTGATTGAAAACAAAGCTGAAGTAAACGCTAAAGCAGAATTTGGTCTTACACCATTAGATGCAGCTGTCCTAGGGGGCCACAAAGATGCAGTTAaccttttaataaaaaataaagctgaaGTTAATATGAATGCTATTGCAGATAGAACTGAATGCACACCATTAAATATCGCTGTAAAAAGAGGTCACAaggaaatagttgaaattctgGTTGCAAATGGGGCCAATGTTAACGTTAAATGCAACAAGATAACACCATTGATCTCTGCTATTAAGAATAATAACAAGGAGATTGTCaaagttttaatagaaaatAGAGCTGAAGTTAATACAGAGGGTTGTATGGCCCTTTCATTGGCAGCCCTGTCTGGTTTTAAGGATATTGTAGAgatgttgttaaaaaataaGGCCTGTATTAACATTAGGTGTACTGAAAATAATCCCACTGCTCCATTACACTCTGCTGCTATAGGAGGTCACACAGAGATAATAAATCTTCTAATAACTTGTGGAGCTACTGTTGATGCTATTACTACTGATGGGTCAACACCATTACATTTTACAGCACAATACGGCCATGAAGAAGCGACTGAAGTTTTAATATCAAACAATGCTAATGTCAATGTTCAAAATATCGAAGGAGGTACTCCATTACATGAAGCCGCAGGAAATGGATATACTAATGTTGTTGAAATCTTACTAAGCAatggaacaaaaattaacataaaggACAATAAGAGAAGAACACCCTTAGAATTAGCAGTTGCACTTGGTCATTTGGAAGTGGTGAAATTATTGCTGCAACatggaaaaatttatataaatgctAAAGGTACCGATGATTTTACAGTTTTGCATATTGCTTCACAGGAAAATAGATTAGAAATTGTAAGATATCTTGTAGGTGAAGGGTCAAGCATCAACGCTTTAAATAAATCTGGCTCAAAGCCTATACACATTGCAGCTAGAGAAGGTCATAAAGATATCGTGCATTTTTTCCGTAGTAAAGGAATTAATATTAATGACACTGGCTTAGCCAATCAAACATTATTGCATTATGCTGCAATTAAGGGTCATTTAGAGGTTATAAAGTATTTGATATCTAAAGGTGCTAATATTAACGCCAAAGATAATAATGGTGCGAGTCCCATGCACATAGCTGCTGGCTTTGATCATAAGGACGTTATTGAAGTCTTATTAAAAAATGGTGCAATTTATAATCTGGTTGATAAGCTTAATAGAAAACCTATCGAAATGAGTACCAACCAAGACACAATCGATTTACTAACATCAACTGAAATGTTATTTAAATCTGTTAAACAGAATAAGTCTTCAGAAGTTGAAAAATGTATCAAATCAGGATCCATTGTTGATGCAAGAAATATTGACGGTGGGACACCGTTACATTATGCTGCATGGAAAGGCTATGAAGGAATTGTCAAGCTTCTTTTGCATAATAAAGCCAATCCCAGTGTGGTTGGTAGAAAGAAATCTACACCTTTACATTATGCAGCAaaattttctcataaaaaaattgtaaaagtttTGTTGTCCTATGGTGCAGTATATAATGATGTTTCTGACAGTGAAaaaacaccatcagatttatgTGTAGATAATGATATAACTAGACTTTTCTACTTAATAAGTGAGTCATTTAGAAAAGTTAAAGAGTATGATGTTGAAGTTATTCGTGacctaaacaaaataaaggatattGATACAATAAAAGCAATTATGAGTGCTCGTAACAGAGAGAACCAAACATTAATAACTGCTGCAATACAAAGTAACTTTCCTGAAGTCCAACAGTTAAAGGAAATATTCCAAGAAGAAGTATCTGCTCAGATTAATACAGCCTCAAAGCTCTTTTGTAAAGGAAGCTACCAAAAGGCCTTAAGGATTTTGAAAAGTGTAttggaaagaagaaaagaaattctagGACCAGACAATCCTGGTATATTAGATATTCAGACAGAAATAGCCAAAGTGCTATATAAACAAGGAATGTATGAAGAAGCATCAAATATACTTGAAGGTGTTCTTCAGAAGCAAATTGAAATTCTGGGTTCAGATAGTAAGGATACTTTAAGTACAAGAAGCGCCGTCGCTTTAGTGCTGCATAGACaggggaagaataaaaaatctttGGACATTTATGAAAAAGTctataagaaacaaaaagaggCACTAGGGTTAAATCACTCAGATACCTTAAATACTATGTTTAGTATGGCTTTAGTATTGAATAGTCTGGGAAAATATGAGGAAGCGCTAAATATCAACATTGCAGTTTTTGAAAAGTGGAAAGATACACTAGGTGCAAATTATCCAATCACTGTAAGTGCCAAAAACAATATAGCAATGGTACTATCTAAACAAGGTAAATTAGAAGAGTCCTTAAAAATCTATAAAGAGGTTTttgaaaagaggaaaatatttcttgGTGTTAATCATCCCGATACCTTGAGAACATTAAATAGCATTGCTGGAgtacttttcaaacaaaataaacagcATCAAGCCTTGGATACTTATCAAGAAGTTTTAAGGATCCAAAAAGAAGTTATGCAACCGAATCATCCAGAAACCTTAGGTACTCAGTACAACATTGGAAACATTCTATTTGCTCAATTTAAGTTGATCAGAGCGCTTAAAGTCTACAGTGAATGTTTTGATCAAATCAAAGCTGTTTTTGGACCAAGTCATCCGAATACTTTAGATATTTTAAGGAAGTTAGaagtaattaaatttaaattgaaacttgACGGTCAGGAAGCATCAGAGATTCTTCGTTATTTGCAGAAAGATATCAACATTGCTGCTAGTAAAGGTGATAGACAAACTGTTCAGCGTCTTTTAAAAGATGGGGTTGATCCCAATGACAAAGATATTGATGGATGA
- the LOC136040316 gene encoding putative ankyrin repeat protein RF_0381: METWILGNTLISNGANVNQTTNKGNTPLHTATSKCNKEIVDVLSENIGRDKLNDFINAKTTVSGTTSLHIAAKNGSLEIVKSLLNHGATYNIENKDGKLPIDLSKDQKVISLLKLIEELFRDIKNCNVESISRLEEIKPNEVLAITNACNNQGNKLLVVAIANGQKNVATSEILRYLTKDINIGASKGDRQTVQRLLKDGVGPNDKDIDGRTTLHFAVDYGDLDIVNTLIRNGANVNQTTNKGNTPLHTATSKCNKEIVDVLLENIGRDKLNDFINAKTTVSGTTSLHIAAKNGSLEIVKSLLNHGATYNIENKDGKLPIDLSKDQKVINLLKIIEELFRDIKNGNVESISRLEEIKPNEVLAITNACNNQGNKLLVVAIANGQKNVASKLLEMLKRFQK; encoded by the exons ATGGAGACTTGGATATTGGGCAATACCTTGATAAGCAATGGAGCTAATGTTAATCAAACAACTAATAAAGGTAATACACCCTTGCACACTGCTACTTCCAAATGTAACAAAGAAATTGTTGATGTTTTGTCAGAGAATATTGGTCGCGACAAATTAAATGACTTCATTAATGCTAAAACTACTGTTAGTGGTACTACATCTCTTCATATTGCCGCTAAAAACGGCTCCTTGGAAATTGTAAAATCTTTATTAAATCATGGTGCAACTTATAACATTGAGAACAAAGATGGGAAACTGCCTATTGACCTTTCTAAGGACCAGAAAGTTATTAGTTTGCTGAAATTAATCGAAGAACTGTTTAGagatataaaaaattgtaaTGTTGAATCGATCAGCCGACTTGAAGAAATAAAACCTAATGAGGTCTTAGCTATAACCAATGCTTGTAATAATCAAGGCAATAAATTATTGGTAGTTGCTATAGCTAATGGACAAAAAAATGTTGCAA CATCAGAGATTCTCCGTTATTTGACGAAAGATATCAACATTGGTGCTAGTAAAGGTGATAGACAAACTGTTCAGCGTCTTTTAAAAGATGGGGTTGGTCCCAATGACAAAGATATTGATGGAAGAACAACGTTGCATTTTGCTGTTGACTATGGAGACTTAGATATTGTCAATACCTTGATAAGAAATGGAGCTAATGTTAATCAAACAACTAATAAAGGTAATACACCCTTGCACACTGCTACTTCCAAATGTAACAAAGAAATTGTTGATGTTTTGTTAGAGAATATCGGTCGCGACAAATTAAATGACTTCATTAATGCTAAAACTACTGTTAGTGGTACTACATCTCTTCATATTGCCGCTAAAAACGGCTCCTTGGAAATTGTAAAATCTTTATTAAATCATGGTGCAACTTATAACATTGAGAACAAAGATGGGAAACTACCTATTGACCTTTCTAAGGACCAGAAAGTTATTAATTTGCTGAAAATAATCGAAGAACTGTTTAGAGATATAAAAAATGGTAATGTTGAATCGATCAGCCGACTTGAAGAAATAAAACCTAATGAGGTCTTAGCTATAACAAATGCTTGTAATAATCAAGGCAATAAATTATTGGTAGTTGCTATAGCTAATGGACAAAAAAATGTTGCAAGTAAATTGCTAGAAATGctaaaaagatttcaaaaataa